Below is a window of Streptomyces qaidamensis DNA.
ACACCGGGGCGTACTACTTCGCGCACCACTACGGGTACAACTCGCTGGTCCGGCCCGGGGTGTACGGGTTCGGACCGGGCGGGCGCTTCGCGGTGGTGCGGCGGGCGCAGAGCGTGGAGGAGGTCGTCGCGGAGTCGGGTGGGGCGCAGGCGGATGCGTTGACGCGAGCGGCCTGGGAGGTTCCGTAGGATTCCGGCCTCGGGCGCTGTGTGGCTTGTGGCGCCCACGCGGCGGGGCCGCACATCGACACGGCCCCGCGCCCCTGAAACGGGCGTCACACCAACGCCGGTGACTTCCTCCTGGCTCCTCCCGGCGCCGCGTCCCCCGCCGCGATGCCCGTGCTGCGGTACGCCTTCACGCGCTTGCCCGCCGGGTGGGCCGCTCCCCCGCTCAGCCAGTCCACGCGGACCCACAGCAACGCCCCGTCGGCCCGCTCCCGGCGGCCCAGCCAGGCCGACTTCAGCCACAGGCCCGCCCCGCAGCCGGCCAGCAGCATGCCTCCTGCCGCCGGGGCCGCGACGGCGCTGCCGAGGGCGGCGAGGAAGGCGAGCAGGAGCCACCAGCGGTGGCCCCGGCGCCAGTTGCGTACCGTGACCGCGCGGTCCTGGAGCACGTCGTGCTTGCCGGCCCGGGACGCGGCGGCGGCCAGGGCCGCGTAGCGCTTGCGGCGTCCGCAGGCCACCGCCGCCGTCGCCAGGAGGAACAGCGCCGCCCCGGCCAGGACGCCGATGCGGCGTCCGGTCAGACCCGGCGCGAGCAGGCCGATGCCCGCCGCGAGCACGCCCAGCCACCACAGCGGGGCCGCCCCCGCCCGTACGACGACGGCCACCCGGGCCAGTCCCTGTCCTCCGCGCGTCACGTCCAGCCTCCCGTCCGGTCTCCGAAGCCTCGTGGAGACGTACGGTAGCGACGCAATGTGAGACACGTCTTAAAAGCCCCGACCGTGCCGTCAGTCGACGAACAGGCCGCGCGCCGCCGCCTTCGTGTCGAACTCCTCCAGGCGCGACTGGGCCTGGGGCAGGTCGTCGCACATGGCCTCCAGAAGAACCCGGCCGAGCAGCATCGGCGCGCAGGCCGTGTCGAAGGCGAGGCCGGTGCCGACCGCGGCGGGCAGCAGCAGGTCGGACACCTTGGCGACGGGTGCGAACGCGGAGTCGGCGACCGTGACGACGGTCAGCCCGGCCTCCTTGGCGTAGCCGAGGGTGTCGACGACCTCACGGGGGTGCCGGGGCAGCGCGAAACAGAGCAGTGTGCTCGCGCCGGCCCGGACGGCGGCGTCGATGCGGTCCTGGAGCATCGTGCCGCCCTCGCCGAGCAGCCGTACGTCGGGGTGGACCTTGGCGGCGAAGTAGGCGAAGCCGTGCGCCTGGGCGGCAGCCGCCCGCAGGCCGAGGACGAGCAGCGGGCGGGAGGCCGCGAGGAGCTGCCCCGCGCGCCGGACCGGCGCGGGATCGGCCAGTGCCTCCGCCAGGTGCCGCAGGTTCTCGATCTCGGCCTCGACGGCCTGCTGGTACTCGTTGTGGGCCCCGGCCTCCGCGGCGGGTTCGGCGGGGGCCACCTCGCGCAGATGGCGGCGCAGGGCGGGGTAGCCGTCGAAGCCGAGGGCGACGGCGAAGCGGGTCACGGACGGCTGGCTGACCCCGGCCAGCTCGGCGAGCTCCACACTCGACAGGAACGGCACGTCGGCCGCGCGCCGCACCATGCTGTGCGCGATGCGCCGCTGGGTCGGCGTCAGCCGGTGGCCCTCGAAGAGCGCCTGGAGCCGCGCGGCAGGGCTGTCGGTCACGCTCATGACGTGCTCCCCCTCGCCTATTCAGTAGCTGAGGATTCTGCATGAGCATATGCAGAGCGGCAAGCCGGACCGGAGGACGGCGGCGGTACGACCGGTAGCCCCCTGCGGAACCGGGGGCTAACCCCAGTGCGGCCGGCGCCGCCGCTTCCTACCGTGGACGGCATGACGGGAATGGACGCGCGGGACACCGACCTGAAGAAGGAACTCGACGCCACCCTGCACGCACGCAGGGATCTGGGCGAGGAGTACGAGCCGGCGCTGGTCGACTCGTTCCTGGAGAAGGTCGACCAGCGGATCGACGGCGCGGTGGAGCGCCGGGTGCGCCGGCAGCTCGCCGAGCAGCAGATGCAGACGGCCCGGGACTCCCGGTCGCCGGGGGCCACGGACTCCTGGGGCGAGCGGTTCGGCTTCGGGATCGTCTCCCTGGTCCTCGCGGTGCCGCTGTCGGCGATCGGCGGGGGTGTGGCCCGGCTGCCCGGGCTGCTCGTCGCCTGGGCGGGCATCGTCGGCGTCAACGTCGTCCAGGCGCTCCGCACCAATCCGAACCTCTTCGGGCGCCGCCGCAGGTCCTCCCAGGACAGTGACTGGGAGGACTGAGCGCGCACGCCGTTCAGACCTGCCGCGTCGGCAGCGCGACGATCTGCCGCAGGTTGACCCGGCGCGGCCTGCTCGTCGCGTAGGCCACCAGGTCGGCCAGCTCCTCGGCGGACAGTGCGCCCACCGCGTCGACCATGTCCTCCACCTGCCGGGACAGTTCCGTGTCGGAGATGTGGGTGCGCAGCTCGCTCTCGACGATACCGGGCTCGATGTTCGTGACCCGGACGTCCCGGGGCCCGAACTCTCCGCGCAGGGCTTCCGACAGGTAGGTGACGGCCGCCTTGGTCGCGCCGTACACCGCGTAGTTCGGGAAGCTGACGTGCGCGGCGATGGACGAGATGTTCACGATGTCGGCCGTACGGCCGTCCTCGGCGGCGCTCACCAGGTCGCCGGTGAAGACGCCGGTCATCCGCAGCACCCCGGCGACGTTGGTGTCGAGCATCCGCTGCCACTCGTCGGCGCGCCGGGCGTCCACGGGGTGGGGCAGCATGACGCCGGCGCAGTTCACGACCAGGTCGACGGTCCCGTACTCCGCCCGGACGCGGTCGGCGGCGTCGGCCACGGACGTCTCGTCGGTGACGTCCGCGGCGACGGCCAGGGCCTGCCCGCCGTCGGCCCGGATCTTCCCGGCGATCGCCGTCAGCCGGTCCGCCCGCCGGGCCAGCAGGGCCACCCGGACCCCGTGGGCGGCCAGCAGCACGGCGATGGCCTCGCCGATCCCGCTCGCGGCTCCGGTGACGACGGCGGTACGGCCGGCCAGGTTGTCGTACGACATGGGATATCCCCTCGGTGGCGGCCGGGGCGTGTCCCCGGCCTCGGCCACCACCCTCGGCGGCTCCGGCCGCGCCACCCAGGGCTGCGCTCATCCTGGGTCCGGCAGTACCAGGTTCGCCGGGCCCGGGCGGCCTAGGCTCGCAGCCATGGACGGAGAACTGGGAGACTTCCTGCGCTCGCGCCGCGCCCGGATCCGGCCGGAAGAGGTGGGGCTGCCCTCGTACGGCCGCCGCCGCGTCCCGGGTCTGCGCCGCGAGGAGGTGGCGCAGCTGGCCGGGGTGAGCGTCGACTACTACGTCCGCCTGGAACAGGGCAGGGGGCCCGGGGATCCCTGCCGGACCAAGTCCGGGGGTGTCTCGGACGCCGTGCTGAACGCGATCGCCCGGGTGCTGCGGCTGGACGAGGCCGAGCACGCGTATCTGCGGGCGGTGGCCCGGCCGCGCCGGCAGGACGGGCCCGGGTCCGCCGCCTCCCGGGTGCGCCCGGGTGTCCGGCTGCTCCTGGACGGCATGGACCGCAACCCCGCCTACGTCCTGGACCACCGCATGGACGTCCTCGCCTGGAACGCCCTCGCCGACGCCGTGCTCGGCTTCAGCGGCACGGGCGATCTCAGCCTGCCGCGCCGGTTCTTCCTCGACCCCGCCTCGCGCGAGCTCTATCCGGACTGGTCCGCGATCGCCGCCCAGACGGTCGCGCACCTCCGTCTGCAGGCGGGCCACCATCCCGGGGACCCCGTCACGGGGGAGCTCGTCGCCGAACTCACCCGGGCCAGCGAGGAGTTCCGCCGTCTGTGGGCCGACCATCTGGTCAAGCCCTGCGACCACGGCGTGAAGCTCGTGCGGCACCCGGTCGCGGGCCTGCTGACCCTCCCGTACGAGACGCTCACGATCCCGGCGGCCCCGGACCAGACGATCGTGGCCTACGCGCCCGAGCCGGGCTCGGAGACGGCGGAGCGCCTGGCGCTGCTGGGGAGCTGGTCCTCAGCCGTCCCCGAAGCCCCGGAACGTGCCTGAGGGGTCCGCGGCGTCGGCGTACTCGGCGAAGTCCATGTTGGCGATGCTCAGGTTGGCGGATATCTCCGGGTACCAGCGGAGCGGGACGCGGAAGGTCCGCCCCGGCTCCGTGTAGAGGTCGACGGCCAGGAGCGGGTGCTCCGGGGCGGCCAGGGCCGTCGCGTCGGCGAGGAAGACCTCGCAGATCCGCTCGTCCTCCCCGGCGGCCGACTCCTCGGCGAGCAGCGCCTGAACGCCGGCCCCGGCGAACCGGGGATCGCTGACGCGGGTGGCGCACGGATGCTCGTCGGCCCCGTCGAGAGCGGCGCACAGCGCCTCCCACGCCGCGTCGTCGCCGAAGTCGGTGCGCAGCACGAGCGTGGTCAGGTCGTGGGGCTGAGGCAGTGGCATGGCGGGATCCTGCCATCCGCCACTGACAACCCGGCGGCCGGAGGGCCGGGAAGGAAAGTGCGCGGGGACCGCCGCACCCCCGTGACCGGGGGGCGGGACGACGGCGGTCCCCGCGAAGGACGCGGGCCCGGTCAGGGCCGGGCGGGCGCGTCCATGGCGTCCGTGGAGGTCCGGGAGCCGCTCCGGAGGTCCTGTGACGCCGTTCGGCGCCGGCCGGGGCGGGGAGGAGCCTCCCCCAGTGCTGAACGCCTGGGAGGTGCCCCCATCGCCCTTGCCGACATCCACCAATGTGCCGGACGCGTGTTAAGCGGGTGCTGCGCGAACGTGACACCCGCGTACCGGTTCCGCGACGTCCGCGAAGATCACGGACGCCGCGAGTTCACCCGGTTCACGGGCGGTTCACCGGACGTTGGCCGTCACTTACCCGTGCGGGCGAGGAAGGACAGCAGGTCCTGCCGGCTGACCACACCGGTCGGCTTGCCCTCGACGAGGACGATCGCCGCGTCCGCCTTGCCCAGCACGGCCATGAGGTCGGCGACGGGTTCGCCGGAGCCGACCTGGGGCAGCGGGCCGGACATGTGCTTCTCCAGGGGGTCGTCGAGCGAGGCGCTCTTGCTGAACAGCGCGTCCAGCAGCTCGCGTTCGACGACGGAGCCGACGACCTCGGCCGCCATCACGTCAGGGTGGCCGGCGCCCGGCTTGACGACCGGCATCTGCGAGACGCCGTACTCGCGCAGCACGTCGATGGCCTGACCGACCGTCTCCTCCGGGTGCATGTGGACGAGGGAGGGCATGCGGTCGCCCTCCTTGTCGGCGAGGACGTCGGCGACGCGGGCGCTCGGTCCGGCGTCCTCCAGGAAGCCGTAGTCGGCCATCCACTCGTCGTTGAAGATCTTGCTGAGGTAGCCGCGGCCGCTGTCCGGCAGCAGCACCACCACGACGTCGTCCTCGTCGAGCCGCGCGGCGACCTCCAGCGCGGCCACGACGGCCATGCCGCAGGAGCCGCCGACGAGCAGGCCCTCCTCCTTGGCGAGGCGGCGCGTCATCTGGAAGGAGTCCTTGTCGGACACGGCGACGATCTCGTCCGCGACGGTCCGGTCGTAGGCGGTCGGCCAGAAGTCCTCACCGACGCCCTCGACGAGGTAGGGCCGGCCGGAGCCGCCGGAGTAGACCGAGCCCTCCGGGTCGGCGCCGACGACCTTCACCGAGCCGTCGCTGATCTCCTTCAGATAGCGGCCGGTCCCGGAGATGGTGCCGCCGGTGCCCACGCCCGTCACGAAGTGGGTGATCTTCCCCTCCGTCTGCTCCCACAGCTCGGGGCCGGTCGAGTGGTAGTGGGAGAGCGGGTTGTTGGGGTTGGAGTACTGGTCGGGCTTCCAGGCTCCGGGCGTCTCACGGACCAGCCGGTCGGAGACGTTGTAGTAGGAGTCCGGGTGCTCGGGGTCGACGGCGGTCGGGCACACCACGACCTCGG
It encodes the following:
- a CDS encoding MurR/RpiR family transcriptional regulator, with translation MSVTDSPAARLQALFEGHRLTPTQRRIAHSMVRRAADVPFLSSVELAELAGVSQPSVTRFAVALGFDGYPALRRHLREVAPAEPAAEAGAHNEYQQAVEAEIENLRHLAEALADPAPVRRAGQLLAASRPLLVLGLRAAAAQAHGFAYFAAKVHPDVRLLGEGGTMLQDRIDAAVRAGASTLLCFALPRHPREVVDTLGYAKEAGLTVVTVADSAFAPVAKVSDLLLPAAVGTGLAFDTACAPMLLGRVLLEAMCDDLPQAQSRLEEFDTKAAARGLFVD
- a CDS encoding SDR family oxidoreductase, encoding MSYDNLAGRTAVVTGAASGIGEAIAVLLAAHGVRVALLARRADRLTAIAGKIRADGGQALAVAADVTDETSVADAADRVRAEYGTVDLVVNCAGVMLPHPVDARRADEWQRMLDTNVAGVLRMTGVFTGDLVSAAEDGRTADIVNISSIAAHVSFPNYAVYGATKAAVTYLSEALRGEFGPRDVRVTNIEPGIVESELRTHISDTELSRQVEDMVDAVGALSAEELADLVAYATSRPRRVNLRQIVALPTRQV
- a CDS encoding helix-turn-helix transcriptional regulator; this translates as MDGELGDFLRSRRARIRPEEVGLPSYGRRRVPGLRREEVAQLAGVSVDYYVRLEQGRGPGDPCRTKSGGVSDAVLNAIARVLRLDEAEHAYLRAVARPRRQDGPGSAASRVRPGVRLLLDGMDRNPAYVLDHRMDVLAWNALADAVLGFSGTGDLSLPRRFFLDPASRELYPDWSAIAAQTVAHLRLQAGHHPGDPVTGELVAELTRASEEFRRLWADHLVKPCDHGVKLVRHPVAGLLTLPYETLTIPAAPDQTIVAYAPEPGSETAERLALLGSWSSAVPEAPERA
- a CDS encoding DUF6924 domain-containing protein, whose translation is MPLPQPHDLTTLVLRTDFGDDAAWEALCAALDGADEHPCATRVSDPRFAGAGVQALLAEESAAGEDERICEVFLADATALAAPEHPLLAVDLYTEPGRTFRVPLRWYPEISANLSIANMDFAEYADAADPSGTFRGFGDG
- a CDS encoding cystathionine beta-synthase, which translates into the protein MQFHDSMISLVGNTPLVKLNSVTKGIRATVLAKVEYFNPGGSVKDRIALRMIEAAEESGALKPGGTIVEPTSGNTGVGLAIVAQQKGYKCIFVCPDKVSTDKINVLRAYGAEVVVCPTAVDPEHPDSYYNVSDRLVRETPGAWKPDQYSNPNNPLSHYHSTGPELWEQTEGKITHFVTGVGTGGTISGTGRYLKEISDGSVKVVGADPEGSVYSGGSGRPYLVEGVGEDFWPTAYDRTVADEIVAVSDKDSFQMTRRLAKEEGLLVGGSCGMAVVAALEVAARLDEDDVVVVLLPDSGRGYLSKIFNDEWMADYGFLEDAGPSARVADVLADKEGDRMPSLVHMHPEETVGQAIDVLREYGVSQMPVVKPGAGHPDVMAAEVVGSVVERELLDALFSKSASLDDPLEKHMSGPLPQVGSGEPVADLMAVLGKADAAIVLVEGKPTGVVSRQDLLSFLARTGK